One Brassica napus cultivar Da-Ae chromosome C4, Da-Ae, whole genome shotgun sequence genomic region harbors:
- the LOC106437002 gene encoding GDSL esterase/lipase At5g37690: MMILRLALVAVISSSVAAQSASTTSLITYIFGDSLTEVGNNNYLQYSLARSDFPWYGIDFSGGQATGRFTNGRTIGDIISTKLGIPSPPPYLSLSRNDDAFLNGINYASGGAGILNETGVYFIQRLTFDDQINCFKKTKEVIRAKIGDRAANKHVNDAMYFIGLGSNDYVNNFLQPFMADGQQYTHDEFVELLTSTLDNQLTTIYKLGARKVIFHGLGPLGCIPSQRVKSKTGMCLKRVNEWVMEFNTRTTKLLEDLSKRLPGAKFAFADTYPAVLDLIDNPTRYGFKVANTSCCNVDTSVGGLCLPNSKMCKNRKDFVFWDAFHPSDSANQILADQLFSSLLSSSSHSPAPAPKNNY, from the exons ATGATGATTCTAAGGCTGGCTCTCGTGGCCGTCATCTCCTCCTCCGTGGCTGCACAATCAGCCTCAACGACGTCTCTTATAACCTATATATTTGGCGACTCATTAACCGAAGTTGGTAACAACAATTATTTGCAATATTCGCTGGCGAGATCAGACTTTCCGTGGTATGGAATTGATTTCTCCGGCGGCCAAGCTACCGGAAGATTCACCAACGGTCGGACAATCGGGGATATCATAT CTACGAAGCTTGGAATCCCATCACCACCACCATATCTATCGTTATCACGAAACGATGACGCATTTCTGAACGGTATCAATTACGCATCCGGTGGAGCTGGTATCCTCAACGAAACTGGCGTCTATTTT ATCCAACGGTTGACGTTTGATGATCAAATTAATTGTTTCAAGAAAACTAAAGAGGTTATTAGGGCGAAAATTGGAGATAGAGCTGCCAACAAGCATGTTAATGATGCCATGTACTTCATTGGCTTGG gaAGCAACGATTACGTAAACAATTTCTTGCAGCCATTTATGGCAGATGGGCAGCAATATACACATGATGAATTTGTCGAACTATTGACCTCAACTCTAGACAATCAACTCACG ACAATATACAAACTAGGAGCGAGGAAGGTTATATTTCATGGGCTAGGTCCATTAGGCTGCATCCCATCACAGAGAGTAAAATCGAAGACAGGTATGTGCCTCAAGCGTGTCAACGAATGGGTAATGGAATTTAATACAAGAACAACGAAGCTTCTAGAAGATCTCAGCAAACGCCTTCCCGGAGCTAAATTTGCGTTTGCCGACACTTATCCAGCCGTTCTCGATCTCATTGACAACCCCACGCGCTACG GATTTAAGGTAGCGAACACGTCGTGTTGCAACGTGGACACGAGTGTTGGAGGGCTTTGTCTTCCCAATTCAAAGATGTGCAAAAACCGTAAAGACTTTGTTTTCTGGGACGCGTTCCATCCGTCCGATTCAGCTAATCAAATCTTAGCCGATCaacttttctcttctcttctttcttcttcttctcattctccTGCTCCTGCCCCTAAAAACAATTATTAG
- the LOC106436452 gene encoding uncharacterized protein LOC106436452, translated as MSVACGLECVFCVGFSRWAWKRCTHVGSDDSATWAAATPEEFEPIPRICRVILAVYEPDLRNPKVSPSIGKFDLNPDWVIKRVTYEKTQGRSPPYIVYVDHDHREIVLAIRGLNLAKESDYKILLNNKLGQKMLGGGYVHHGLLESAVWVLNQESETLRGLWEENGREYDLVFAGHSLGSGVAALMAVLVVNTPAMIGGVPRSKIRCFALAPARCMSLNLAVKYADVIFSVILQDDFLPRTATPLEDIFKSIFCLPCLLFLVCLRDTFIPEGRKLRDPRRLYAPGRIYHIVERKFCRCGRFPPEVRTAIPVDGRFEHIVLSSNATSDHAILWIERESEKALQEMREKSAETVVTKAPKEKRMERLNTLEKEHKDALERAVSLNIPHAVSAAEEEEEEEEEECNNAEASEPKSKKKNWDEVVEKLFHRSNSGELVLNENVDGTDR; from the exons ATGTCAGTAGCTTGTGGACTGGAATGCGTCTTCTGCGTGGGTTTCAGCCGGTGGGCATGGAAACGCTGCACACACGTGGGCTCCGACGACAGCGCCACGTGGGCAGCAGCAACACCCGAAGAGTTCGAGCCGATCCCACGAATCTGCCGCGTGATCCTCGCCGTCTACGAGCCCGATCTCCGAAACCCCAAAGTGTCTCCGTCGATCGGAAAGTTCGACCTGAACCCGGATTGGGTCATCAAAAGAGTGACCTACGAGAAGACCCAAGGACGATCTCCGCCGTACATCGTCTACGTCGACCACGACCACCGTGAGATCGTACTCGCGATCCGCGGTTTGAACTTGGCGAAGGAGAGCGATTACAAGATCCTTCTCAATAACAAACTGGGTCAGAAGATGCTCGGCGGTGGGTACGTTCACCACGGGCTCTTGGAATCGGCGGTTTGGGTTTTGAATCAAGAATCGGAGACGCTTCGTGGACTCTGGGAGGAGAATGGGAGAGAGTATGATTTGGTCTTCGCTGGTCATTCTCTTGGGTCTGGTGTTGCGGCGTTGATGGCGGTTCTCGTGGTTAATACTCCGGCCATGATCGGTGGTGTGCCCAGgagcaagatcaggtgtttCGCGCTTGCTCCGGCCAGGTGTATGTCGCTTAACCTCGCCGTTAAGTATGCTGACGTCATCTTCTCCGTTATTTTGcag GATGATTTTTTACCAAGAACGGCGACGCCATTAGAGGATATTttcaagtccatcttctg CTTGCCTTGCTTGTTGTTTCTAGTTTGTTTGAGAGATACGTTTATACCAGAGGGTCGGAAACTAAGGGACCCTCGCAGACTTTATGCTCCTGGTCGAATATATCATATCGTGGAGCGAAAGTTTTGCAg atgtGGAAGGTTTCCTCCTGAAGTGAGAACCGCCATTCCTGTTGATGGGAGATTTGAACATATAGTACTGTCATCAAATGCAACATCCGATCATGCGATTCTATGGATAGAAAGAGAATCTGAAAAGGCCCTTCAG GAAATGAGAGAGAAGAGTGCAGAGACAGTGGTGACAAAGGCACCAAAAGAGAAGAGAATGGAGAGGTTAAACACTTTagagaaagagcacaaagaTGCGTTAGAGAGAGCTGTGAGTCTCAACATCCCACATGCAGTGTCTGccgcagaagaagaagaagaagaagaagaagaagaatgcaaCAATGCCGAAGCATCGGAACCAAagtcgaagaagaagaattggGACGAGGTGGTGGAGAAGCTTTTTCATAGAAGCAATTCTGGTGAGCTCGTTCTTAACGAGAACGTTGATGGTACTGATAGGTAG
- the LOC106436453 gene encoding THO complex subunit 4D, whose protein sequence is MSGALDMTLDESIKRAKAARSGGGGGGRGSSRRGRGGGRGHGHGHGPNGFLGGGRGNGPARRGPLAVNSRTSSFTINKPVRRTRSVPWQNGLFEDGLRAAGVSGVDVETRLHITNLDNGVTNDDIRELFSEIGELKRYAIHFDKNGRPSGTAEVVYPRRSDAIQALKKYNNVLLDGRPMRLEILGGNNYEAPPLSGRVNVNVSGLNGRLKRTVVIQQGGGRGIGRLRGRGRGGRGPAPTVNRLPIQNRQGGGRGGFRGGRGRGGRGRGGGRGNGKKPVEKSAADLDKDLESYHADAMNTS, encoded by the exons ATGTCTGGAGCTTTAGATATGACTCTTGATGAATCTATCAAGAGGGCCAAGGCTGCTAGgtctggaggaggaggaggaggaagaggaagttCCCGCCGTGGCCGTGGTGGTGGTCGTGGTCATGGTCATGGTCATGGACCTAATGGGTTTCttggtggtggaagaggaaACGGACCTGCTCGTAGAGGCCCTCTTGCTGTGAATTCTCGGACCTCATCTTTCACCATTAACAAG CCTGTTCGTAGGACCAGAAGCGTGCCATGGCAGAATGGCTTGTTTGAAGATGGCCTAAGAGCTGCTGGAGTGTCAGGGGTTGATGTTGAAACCAGGCTCCATATTACCAACCTAGACAACGGTGTGACAAACGATGATATAAGG GAACTCTTCTCTGAGATTGGGGAGCTAAAACGTTATGCGATTCATTTTGACAAAAATGGGCGGCCAAGT GGCACAGCTGAAGTGGTGTATCCACGAAGAAGTGATGCAATTCAAGCTCTGAAGAAATACAACAATGTGTTGTTGGATGGAAGGCCAATGAGACTTGAGATTTTGGGTGGAAACAACTATGAGGCTCCTCCTTTATCTGGTCGTGTGAATGTGAATGTCTCTGGACTCAATGGAAGGCTGAAGAGGACCGTCGTTATCCA GCAAGGAGGAGGGAGAGGTATTGGTAGAttgagagggagagggagaggaggAAGAGGTCCAGCTCCTACTGTCAATCGCCTTCCAAT TCAAAACCGGCAAGGAGGGGGAAGGGGTGGGTTTCGTGGTGGTAGAGGGCGTGGTGGACGTGGTCGTGGTGGTGGAAGAGGGAATGGGAAGAAGCCAGTGGAGAAATCGGCTGCTGACCTTGACAAGGATCTTGAGAGCTATCACGCAGATGCCATGAACACTTCTTAA
- the LOC106437000 gene encoding ADP-ribosylation factor-like protein 8c — MGLWDSLLNWLRSLFFKQEMELSLVGLQNAGKTSLVNAIATGGYSEDMIPTVGFNMRKVTKGNVTIKIWDLGGQRRFRTMWERYCRGVSAIVYVIDAADRDSVPISRSELHDLLTKPSLNGIPLLILGNKIDKSEALSKPALVDQLGLDSVADREVCCYMISCKDSINIDAVIDWLIKHSRTAK; from the exons ATGGGTCTATGGGATTCGCTTCTAAACTGGCTCAGGAG CTTGTTCTTCAAACAAGAGATGGAGCTCTCACTCGTTGGCCTTCAGAATGCTGGAAAGACTTCTCTTGTCAATGCCATCGCT ACTGGAGGTTACAGTGAAGATATGATACCAACAGTGGGGTTTAACATGAGGAAAGTCACTAAAGGAAACGTTACCATCAAGATTTGGGATCTTGGAGGTCAACGAAGGTTCCGCACCATGTGGGAGCGTTATTGTCGTGGAGTTTCCGCCATTGT GTATGTGATTGATGCCGCAGACCGAGACAGTGTACCCATATCAAGAAGTGAGTTGCATGATCTGTTAACGAAGCCGTCCTTGAACGGCATTCCTCTTTTGATCCTAGGCAACAAGATTGATAAGTCTGAAGCTCTCTCCAAGCCAGCTTTGGTTGATCAACT GGGGCTTGATTCCGTAGCAGACAGAGAGGTTTGTTGTTACATGATCTCGTGTAAGGACTCAATAAACATCGATGCAGTAATTGATTGGCTCATTAAGCACTCCAGAACCGCTAAATAA